One Cupriavidus pauculus genomic window, GCTTCCATCCCTACGGGGCGCGGGGGCGGAAACAACGCGTCGTGGTTGCGCTCGATCAGTCCGGTGTCGAGGTCCGCCGTGCGGAATGCCTGCGAGGTCACCAGCCGCTGCAGGAACGCGACGTTCGTCGACAACCCCACCACGTGGTAACCGGCCAGCGCCTGCGACAGGCGTGCCAGCGCCGCCTCGCGCGTCGGCCCCCAGACGATCAGCTTCGCGATCATCGGGTCGTAGAAGGGGCTGATCGCATCGCCCTCGCGCACGCCCGCGTCGATGCGCACACCCGCGGGACCATGCGCATCGCCACCGCGCATGAACTGCACGGCCGGCGGCGTGCGCAGGAAGCGCAGCGTGCCGGTCGATGGCAAAAAGCCCTTCTCGGGATTCTCGGCGTAGATGCGCGCCTCGATCGCATGCCCGTCGATGCGCAACTGCTCCTGCGTCAACGGCAGCGGCTCGCCCGCGGCGACACGGAGCTGCCACTCGACGAGGTCTTGCCCGGTGATCATTTCGGTCACCGGATGCTCGACCTGCAGCCGCGTGTTCATCTCCATGAAGTAGAACGACCCGTCCTGGTTCGCGATGAACTCGACCGTGCCCGCGCCGACGTACCCCACCGCGCGCGCGGCAGCCACCGCGGCTTCGCCCATCGCGCGGCGGCGATCTTCGGTCATGCCCGGCGCCGGCGCTTCCTCGAGCACCTTCTGATGACGGCGCTGCACCGAGCAGTCGCGCTCGAACAGGTACACGCAATTGCCATGCGTGTCGGCGAACACCTGGATCTCGATATGGCGCGGCCGCGTGAGGTACTTCTCGACGAGCACCTTGTCGTCGCCGAAGCTCGCCGACGCCTCGCGCCGCACGGACGCGAGCGCAGCCTCGAACGCATCGCCGGACTCGACGACGCGCATGCCCTTGCCGCCACCGCCGGCGCTGGCCTTGATGAGCACCGGATAGCCGATGCGATCGGCCTCCGCGCGCAGCAGCGCGGGATCCTGGTCCTCGCCGTGATAGCCGGGCACCAGCGGCACACCGGCCCGCTCCATCAGCTGCTTGGCCGCGCTCTTGCTGCCCATCGCGCGAATCGCGGACGCGGGCGGCCCGATGAACACCATGCCCGCCTCGGCGCAGGCCTCGGCAAACGCGTCGTTCTCGGACAGGAACCCATAGCCCGGGTGAATCGCGTGCACGCCCGCGTCGCGGGCCATCTCGATGATGTGGTCCGCGCGCAGATAACTGTCACGCGCGGCCGCGCCGCCGATATGAATCGCCTCGTCGCAATACGCGACATGCCGCGCTTCCGCGTCGGCGTCGGAATAGACCGCCACCGTGCGAATGCCCAGGCGGCGGCACGTGGCGGCCACGCGGCAGGCAATCTCGCCGCGGTTGGCGATCAGGACCTTCTGAAACATGGCTCTCCTCCTTCTTGTGGTCGGGGGCGGCCAGTCTGCGTTGCACCGTCGGGTATTACCCCGCGTAGCCTTCCGCGCGAATGTCGAGGCGCGCGAGCAGCGCGCGGTCGCGGTCGGCCTGCGGGTTGCCGGTGGTCAGCAGCTTTTCGCCATAGAAAATCGAATTGGCGCCGGCCATGAAGCACAGCGCCTGCAACGCTTCGTCCATCGCCTCGCGGCCGGCGGACAGACGCACCATCGCGCGCGGCATCGTGATGCGCGCCACCGCGATCGTGCGGACGAACTCGAACGGGTCCAGCGCCTCGGTGCCGGCCAGCGGCGTGCCCTCCACCTGCACGAGGTTGTTGATGGGCACCGACTCCGGGTACGGGTCCATGTTCGCGAGCTGCGCGATCAGGCCCGCGCGCGCGGCGCGCGACTCGCCCATGCCGACGATGCCGCCGCAGCACACGTTGATACCCGCCTCGCGCACGTGGCCGATCGTGTCGAGACGATCCTGGTACGTGCGCGTGGTGATGATCTTGCCGTAGAACTCGGGCGACGTGTCGAGGTTGTGGTTGTAGTAATCGAGACCGGCATCCTTGAGGCGCTGCGCCTGCTCGGCCTTCAGCATGCCGAGCGTGACGCAGGTCTCGAGGCCCATGGCCTTGACCTCGCGCACCATGTCGATCACGGGCTCGAGGTGACGCTCCTTCGGGCTGCGCCAGGCGGCGCCCATGCAGAAGCGCGTGGCGCCATTGGCCTTGGCCGCGCGCGCGGCTTCCAGCACCTCGTCCAGCGCCATCAGCTTCTCGGCCTTCACGCCGGCGTCATGGTGCGCGCTCTGCGGGCAGTAGCCGCAATCCTCTTCGCAGCCGCCCGTCTTGATGGACAGCAGCGTGGACAGCTGCACGGTGTTCGCGTCGAAGTGCTCGCGATGCACCTGTTGCGCGCGGAACAGCAGGTCGTTGAACGGCAGCGCGAACAGCGCGGCCACGTCGTCGACGCGCCAGGCATCGGTGTCCTTGGGCGCACCGGCGGCAATGTTGCGGGCGGTCTGGCGCAGGCTATCGG contains:
- the bioB gene encoding biotin synthase BioB; this translates as MTQTTISATVSATISPDSLRQTARNIAAGAPKDTDAWRVDDVAALFALPFNDLLFRAQQVHREHFDANTVQLSTLLSIKTGGCEEDCGYCPQSAHHDAGVKAEKLMALDEVLEAARAAKANGATRFCMGAAWRSPKERHLEPVIDMVREVKAMGLETCVTLGMLKAEQAQRLKDAGLDYYNHNLDTSPEFYGKIITTRTYQDRLDTIGHVREAGINVCCGGIVGMGESRAARAGLIAQLANMDPYPESVPINNLVQVEGTPLAGTEALDPFEFVRTIAVARITMPRAMVRLSAGREAMDEALQALCFMAGANSIFYGEKLLTTGNPQADRDRALLARLDIRAEGYAG
- a CDS encoding acetyl/propionyl/methylcrotonyl-CoA carboxylase subunit alpha; the protein is MFQKVLIANRGEIACRVAATCRRLGIRTVAVYSDADAEARHVAYCDEAIHIGGAAARDSYLRADHIIEMARDAGVHAIHPGYGFLSENDAFAEACAEAGMVFIGPPASAIRAMGSKSAAKQLMERAGVPLVPGYHGEDQDPALLRAEADRIGYPVLIKASAGGGGKGMRVVESGDAFEAALASVRREASASFGDDKVLVEKYLTRPRHIEIQVFADTHGNCVYLFERDCSVQRRHQKVLEEAPAPGMTEDRRRAMGEAAVAAARAVGYVGAGTVEFIANQDGSFYFMEMNTRLQVEHPVTEMITGQDLVEWQLRVAAGEPLPLTQEQLRIDGHAIEARIYAENPEKGFLPSTGTLRFLRTPPAVQFMRGGDAHGPAGVRIDAGVREGDAISPFYDPMIAKLIVWGPTREAALARLSQALAGYHVVGLSTNVAFLQRLVTSQAFRTADLDTGLIERNHDALFPPPRPVGMEAAALAAAALLAREDATRRIDASDPHSPWTHAGAWRLNGRDDRTLRFKSGNDVLEVVLRIESRRKTLIFMDQATPFAYTFRADDIRVDMGTRRTHGQVHLEGDTFHVFHGGRHAVLEWLDPLAVSDAAEGEGGKLTAPMPGKVIAVMVEPGAQVTRGTPLLVMEAMKMEHTISAPVDGVVAEVLYGVGEQVTEGAQLLAFAVPETA